CCTTGCATGAATTCTTCTGAATGGAACTCACCAATATCATCAATTTTCTCACCAAAACCAATTAACTTCACTGGAATATCCAACTCTTGGCGAATGGCTAGAACCACACCACCCTTGGCACTACCGTCCAACTTAGTCAAGACAAGGCCTGTAAGAGGTGTGATTTTTGAAAATTCCTTAGCCTGACTAAGGGCATTTTGACCTGTTGATGCATCCAAGGCCAAGAGGGTTTCATGAGGTGCTTCTGGAACCACACGTTTGATAATACGACCAATCTTTTCAAGCTCTGCCATAAGGTTGTCTTTATTTTGCAAACGACCCGCAGTATCAATCATAAGGACATCAACTCCTTCAGCAAGAGCCTTTTCCATACCGTCAAAGACCACTGAAGCTGGGTCAGCCTTCTCAGCACCAGTCACTACTGGCACATCAACACGACGTCCCCACTCAACCAACTGAGCGACAGCTCCCGCACGGAAGGTATCAGCAGCTACCAACATAACTTTTTTGCCTTCTTGTTTGTATTTATGCGCCAACTTACCGATAGACGTTGTCTTACCAACCCCGTTGACACCAACGAAAAGCATGACTGTCAAACCATCTTGGAAATTAATCTGCTCCTTGTAGACATCATCCTTCTCGTAGATGTCCACAAGTTTTTCGATAATCAAGCGTTGCAAATCTTCAGTCTTTTTGACATTTTCAAGGCGGGCTTCATAGCGCAAGTCTTCCGTTAATTGCGTTGCAACATTAACCCCAACATCGGAAAGAATCAGCATTTCTTCCAATTCTTCGAAGAACTCCTCATCAACTCGACGGAAATTCGCAAAGAATTCATTCAAGCGGGCAGCAAACCCTGTACGTGTCTTCTTAAGGGTACGATTATATTTCTCTTGTTCTGTTTCAGTTTTTGAGGCCTGAACTTCTTCAGGTTTTTCCTCAACTTTACGGGTTTGAACAGCCTCAAAAGTAACCGTTTCACCTTTTTCTGCAGCAGCAGCTACCTGAGCCTTTTTAGCATAGTAATCAGCCATGACATCTGCGAAGTGGTTATCCACAGCGACTTGGCTTTCTTCTGACTCTGATACGCCCTCTGCTTCACTTGACGCCTGATTATCAACAGATAGGTCCTCATCAGACGCTACTTCACTTTCTTCTGTCACTGTAGATTCGCTTTCTTCAACAGATTCTGTAGACGAAATCTCTTCTACTTGAGTCACTGACTCACTGAGCTGTTCTGCTTGCCTTTCACTTGTTCCTTCACTTGTTGACAAGTCTTGATTATCAAGAGCCTCAGTTTCTGAAATTTCCTGATTTGCTACAGTTTCCTGTGACTGGTTTTCCTCTTGTCCAAATAATCGATCAAATAGACCCATTTGGTTCTCCTTATTTCTCTAGAATATATTTGTGGATGGCCTCAGCCACTCCAGATTCCTCATTAGTTTTTGTCGTTACTGCCTTGGCAACAGCCTTGACCTTGGGAACAGCATTCGCCATAGCCACACCAAGACCAGCCCACTCCAGCATTGTCAAGTCGTTTTCCTCGTCTCCCATAGCCATGACCTGACTTTTATCCAGAGCAAGATAATCAGTCAAGAGTCTCAAACCTACAGCTTTATGAACACCCTTGGGCATAACCTCTAGGATAATTTCACGAGACTTAAAGACCTCAAACGCTTGGTATAGATGGTCAGGTAGTTTTTCAATTTGGGCATCCAAAAACGCTTCCTCACAGACCGTAACTACTTTATTATAGACGATATCTTGCGGAATGTCATCAATGCTATCCACATCAACAAAAGTCAAAGTAGGATTAGCCTGACGATAGAGCGAATGATTCCCTTTACTAGGCACCCCATAGACAATGCCATCACTAAGAACATCCATAGGGAGCCCTAGAGGTTCGAAGACAGCATAAATCTGCTTTAAATCTTCTCGACTCATCTCTTTCTTTATGAGAATATCCCCATTATTACGCTGAACCAAGCCACCATTGAAGGTCACACTATAGTGCTTATCATCCAACAAACCCAAATCTTCCAAGATATGAGTAATAGCTGGCAGAGGACGACCAGTCGTAATGACCACATGAACTCCCTTAGCTTCTGCCGCCTTCAGAGCAGCTCTATTTTCAGCTGTTACTTGCTTATCCTTAGTAAAGAGCGTCCCATCCAAATCCAAGGCCAACAATTTAATCTCAGACATCTGAACCTACCAAACCTTCCATGAAGTCAAAGACTGCACCATCTTTATGGTGACCAATAACTTCGTCAGCTACTGCCTTAATCTCATCGCGGGCATTTTCCGTAGCAACCGCATGCCCAGCAAAGGTCAACATCTCCATATCATTGAGATTATCACCAAAGGCTACAACATCTGAAGCTTGACGCCCCAACTCTTGACAAAGATGGTAAAGACCAAAGCCCTTGTCCACACCTTTAAGGATAATATCCATAGAATCAAAGCCAGTTGTCACAGCTGTCATATCCTCAAAAATCGTGTTGAGGTAGTCACCACGTTCCATAATGGTATCCCCTTGGAACTTAGCAGTTACCTTGAAAATGTCATCTGTAACCGCTTCAAGGTTCGTTACCATAACATTTTCATAGTAACGTTCCATGGCCTTAAGATAGGCTGGTTCTGCATCGTTTGGAGCATAGGCACCACGACGTCCCGACAAGAGAATTCCCTCACAAGTTGGCAAGGCTAAAGTCGTGTCTGCAATTTCTAAATAATCTTTAGGTTCTAGCTTGGACTCAAATAGGACTTCACCCTTGTACTGAACCAAGGCCCCATTCTCCGCAATAATAGCAATGCGGTCCACAAAACCATCAAAAAGCTCCTCCAAGGCCAAGAGAGCTCGGCCAGAAGCTACTGTAAAAACGTAATCTTTAGCTTCACACGCATCCAAAAGGTTTTCCAAACGTGCCTTATCATAGGCACCAAGATGGTCTAGAAAGGTACCATCCATATCTGTTGCTAAAATTTTCAAAATAATCTCCCTTCAGGTCGAATATACTTGCCCCTATTGTACCAAAAATAGGAATATAAGTTTGGGAAAAGCCAAAGAAATTAGAGAAAATATGGCATTTTACTTGCAAATTCAGTATTTTAGTTGTATTATTATGGTAGTACAAAAATAACGCTATTATACTTTTAGAAAGGAGTCTCTTATGGCTTGGACATTTGATGAAAAATCGCCAATTTATCTCCAAATCGCCTATCGCGTCAAACTGAAGATAGCTTCCAAGGAATTGAGTATGGGACAACAACTCCTACCCGTTAGAGAATTTGCTCAGGAAGCTGGGGTCAATCCTAACACTGTACAAAGAGCCTTCCAAGAACTTGAAAAAGAGGGGTTGGTCTACTCTGCCCGTACCTCTGGTCGCTTTGTTACCGAAGATGAAAAACTAATTGATCAAAAACGACACGAGATTGCCCAAAGTCTCATGAAAAACTTTGTCACTGAGATGACAGCCATTGGTTTTAGCTCACCTGAAATCAAATCTATCATCACTGACTACATTGAACAAACAGGAAAGGACTTGTAGACCGATGACTGATATTGTAACTCTAACAAATCTCACCAAGACCTATAATGGTATTCCAGCCCTTAGAGATGTGACCATGTCCATCCCTTCTGGTAAAATCATTGGTCTCTTAGGACCAAACGGTAGTGGTAAAACAACCCTAATCAAAATTTTGAACGGCCTCCTTCAACCGACTTCAGGTTTAGTGACCATTAATGGATTTCAGCCGTCACCTATCACTAAGGCGCAAGTGGCTTATTTGCCTGACACAACCTATTTAGATGAAAGTAAGACAATACAGTACTACTTGGATTTCTTCCAAGATTTTTACGCTGACTTCCGCTATTCTCTTGCCTTGCAACTCTTGCAGGATTTAATGCTCCAGCCTGATTTGCGCCTTAAAGACCTCTCAAAAGGTAACAAAGAAAAAGTTCAGTTGATTTTGGTTATGAGTCGTGAAGCTAAACTCTATCTCCTCGATGAACCTATCGGTGGAGTCGATCCTGCGTCACGTGACTACATTCTTAAAACCATCATCAACCAATACTCTGAAGATGCTTCTGTTATCATTTCAACCCATTTGATTGCAGATATTGAATCCGTCCTAGATGAAGTTGTCTTCTTAAAATACGGTCAGATTGAACTTCAGGGTGATGCTGATAATATCCGTCAAGCCCATGGCAAATCTATCGACAAACTCTTTAGAGAGATGTTCCACAACTAGGAGGTATGAGCATGTTTTGGAAATTAGTTAAGTATGAATTACAATCGGTCCGTAAATGGTATCTTGGCATCTATGGTATTGCCATCCTACTCTCTATCCCCTTGGGTTTAATGCTTCGAAAATCTATTTTTGTAACTGAACAGAGCCACCAAGAACCTAGTCTACTCTTCTTTGCTTTCTTCACACTGATGGTTTTTGCTACCATTATCGTATGGGGAACCATTTATATAGCGACAATAGTCCTCATTGTCAGACGCTTTGCAAAGACTGTCTTTGGGAGAGAAGGTTATCTAACCAATACGCTCCCAGTTTCTGCTCACCAATTAATCTTGTCTAAACTCTTGGTAGCCTTTATTTTAGATATCATTTCATCACTCGTTATACTCCTTTCGATTGGAATTATAGCTGCTTTCTGCCTTGATATGAAAGATATCCTACTAGCTACCAGCTACTTTGGCCAGATCCTAAAAGAGATAGGCGCTTTCTACCTCTTCATCCCTTCTACAATCTTGTCAATGATTGCTGGTATCCTTTTCTATTACCTCTGTATTAGTATCGGAAATCTCTTCAACACTAACAAAGTTCTTATGGGATTTGTCGCCTTTTTCGCCATTCAGGCTATCCTATTCTTTATTGGTTTCTTCTTTGGACTCGGTGCAGCCTTGACCGGAGATGCAACATATACTGCAATTAATAACTCGTCATATATCATTAGTCTAGTTCAGTCTCTCATTCTCATCGCAGCAAGTTACTTTGGTACCTACTATATCATGACCAAACGCTTAAATTTAGACTAAAGAAAAACCGTGTTCCACAAGGAACACGATTTTTTTTGCATTGAAAAGACTTATTTACTTTGTTCTTTACGATAAGTCTCGATTTCGGCCTTGTTACCCCAAACGAAGTGTCCTGGACGTAATTCAACCATTTCTGGTTTATCAACCGAATAGTCGTGTTGGTTTGGATCATAAACCTTCAAGACTTTCTGACGTTCCAAGATTGGGTCTGGAATAGGAACAGCAGACAAGAGTGACTTGGTGTAAGGGTGGATAGGATTGTTGTAGAGTTCTTCTGTCTCAGCAACTTCCACGATTGTCCCCTTGTAAATAACAGCGATACGGTCAGAAATGAAACGGACCACTGACAAGTCGTGAGCGATAAAGAGGTAGGTCAATCCCAACTCTTTTTGGAATTTCTTAAGCAAGTTCAAAACTTGGGCACGGACTGACACGTCAAGGGCTGAGATTGGTTCGTCAGCGATGACCAAGTCCGGTTGCATGACCAAGGAACGTGCAATCCCAATACGTTGACGTTGTCCCCCAGAAAATTCGTGAGGGTAACGTGTCAAGTGCTCCTCAAGAAGTCCCACTTCTTTGATGATTTTCTTGATTTTAGCTTTACGATCTTCCTCATCCTTATAGAGATGGAAGTTATGCAAGCCCTCAGACAAGATATAATCGACTGTTGCACGTTCATTCAAACTAGCCGCAGGGTCTTGGAAAATCATCTGGATACGACGGATAAGGTCGTTTTTCTCAGAGTGAGACAAGTGTCCATTGATTTTCTTATCGTCAAAAATAATCTCACCATTACTTGTATCATTTAAACCAATAATGGCACGACCGATAGTAGTTTTACCACTACCAGACTCACCAACGAGGGAAAAGGTTTCACCCTTGTTGATGAAAAAATTAGCATTGTGGACAGCAACGAATTTCTTGCTTCCTTCACCGAAGGAAATCTCCACATCTTTTACTTCAACTAACTTCTCAGGCATTGCCTTCCTCCTCATCTCCTAAATGTGCAAATCCCATATTAGCACGGATTTTTTCATGTAGATTTTGGATAACCGCAGGTTTTTCAACTTTTGGTGCATCCTCATGTAAGAGCCAGGTCTTAGCCCAGTGAGTATCTGAAACTTGGAATTGTGGCGCTTTTTCCTCGAAGTCAATCTGCATAGCATAGTCTGAACGCAAAGCAAAGGCATCCCCAACAACCGGTGTATAAAGTGATGGTGGTGTCCCTGGAATTGAGAAAAGCTCACCCTTATCATCGGCCAACTGTGGCAAGCTTGAAAGCAAGCTCCACGTGTATGGGTGACAAGGCTCATAGAAAATTTCCTCAACAGTTGCGTATTCAATGATTTCACCAGCATACATAACAGCAACCTTATCAGCGATACTTGCTACCACACCAAGGTCATGGGTAATGAAAATCACTGAGAAACCGTACTCCTCTTTGAGTGATTTCAAGAGGTCGATGATTTGAGCTTGAATGGTCACATCGAGGGCAGTTGTTGGTTCGTCACAGATAAGGACATCCGGATGACAAGCCAAGGCAATGGCAATAACGATACGTTGACGCATCCCACCAGAGTATTGGAAAGGATACTCATTGAAACGTTTTTCAGCATCAGGAATACCAACCTTGTCCATGTAATCAATGGCCATTTTTTTAGCTTCTTTGGCTGATTTTCCTTGGTGTTTGACAATAACTTCAACAATTTGGCTACCGATAGTCTTAATTGGGTCAAGACTGGTCATAGGATCTTGGAAGATAGTCGCAATCTTAGCCCCACGAATAGATGCCCAATCTTGGTGACTCTTAAGCTTAGTCAAATCTTGACCGCGATAATCAATCGAACCACTAGCGACACGACCATTTTCTTCAAGCATCCCTGTGAAAGTCTTAGTCAAAACTGATTTACCTGAACCAGACTCACCAACCAAGGCTAAAACTTCACCTTCAACCAAATCAAGGGAAACTCCTCGAATGGCTGTCAAAACACGGTCACGAACGGCAAATTCCACGACGATATCGCGAGCCGATAATATTACATTTTTATTTTCTGTCATATTGGACTCCTATCTATGCGTACGTGGGTCGCTGGCATCCGCCAAGTTTTGACCGACAATAAAGAGAGCAAGGGAAACGAGGATCAAGGTAGTCAATGGAATCCAGAAGAGATAAGCATTGACTGTAACGTTCTGTGCATAGTCTGAAATCAAACGACCAAGACTAGGCGTCGTAACAGGAGGCCCTAAACCAAAGTATGAAAGGAAGGCTTCGTAAGAGATAAATCCTGGCAAGAGCTGACTAGCCATAGTTACGATAACTGACACTAGTTGTGGCATGATGTTTTTAACCACAATCTTAGGAGTTGGTGTTCCCAGTGTACGAGAAGCCAAGTTATACTCCAAATCACGGTAACGCATGATTTGAATACGGATAGTATAGGCAATACCAATCCACCCTGTAACAGTCATGGCAAAGATCATATTCCAGAAACCAGCACCCAATGAGTAAGTCAAGACGATAACTACAAGGAGAGCAGGAATATTTGAGATGATGTTGTAGATTTCCATCATAATCATATCGAAGGTCTTAGAAATCCCCCAAACAGCACCTACAAGCAAACCAATAACAACGTTAAGGAAGGTAGCGATAACAGCAATAAGGATAGAATTACGAGCTCCAAACCAAACACTATCGAAGAGGGACTTACCATTACTGTCCGTACCGAACCAGTATTGAGCGTTTGGATGCACATAACGTACACTAAAGTCATTAACCTTAGACACATCATTAAAGTCAAATTTTGAAAACATCGGGTAGATAAAACTCATCAAAATGATAGCAATCAAGATTCCCAACATGACAGTTGTTGACTTCTTCTTGAAGAACTGACGCATCACCGATTTCCAGTATGAATAGGCCGGCGCATCAATTGTTTCAGAGGCAAAATCATCGCGCTTTACAAATTGGAACTTACTTTTATCAATTGAAGCCATTATTTACCTCCTTTAGATGTCAATTTGATACGTGGGTCAATCATAGTCATAAGGATATCACCCACAAGCAATGAGAAGATGGTGAGGGCTGTGAAAATAAATACAAGACCCACAACCATAGCGTTATTTGAAGCACGGACAGAGTCAATCAACATTTTACCCATACCAGGGAAGGCGAAGATTGTTTCTGTCAAGGTTGCCCCTGTGATAACACTAACGATAGATGCTGGGATTCCTGAAACCAAGGAAACCATAGCGTTTTTGAAAATGTGTTTATTCGAAATTTCTTGTTCTGACAACCCTTTGGCACGTGCAAAACGAACGAAGTCTTGTGATTGCAAGTCAATCATGTAACGACGAATCCAAATCGCAAGACCTGGTGTTGACAAGAGACCGAGAATAACAGATGGCAAGACGTATGAACGCCAGTCACCCGCACCCAAGATAGGGAAGGAATCTGGAAGACCAATCTCAGAACCAATCAAACGAATGATATAAACCAAGGCGATGGTTGGTAGTGAAAGTAAGAAAGTCAAGACACCTGTTGATACACTATCAAAGAGGGTATTTTTAAAGCGTGCCATGTATGATCCCAATGGAATTGCCAAAGCATAAGACAAGACCAAACCAATCAAACCTGCAATGGCAGAACTTGTCACCATTGATGGGTATTGGTAGCGACTCTTGGTCGCTGTGTATGGGTCATTTCCATAGTAAGAACGATCTCTAGCATCAGCCTGACTTGGTGATTTATAAGTACGAGAGTAGATATCTACTGAAGATACCTTCTTACCAGTAGGGAAGTTGACCTCAGAACTTTGTGTTTGTCCTTGACCTTGTGTAATAACATCAAGAACACCTTGCTCAGCATAAGTTGGGTAAGATGTACCAAGGTTCATCTTAACAAAGTTTTGGTGAACAAATGGGAACTGACCATTAAAGTAAAGCAAATATTTATGCTTAGTTCCTGAACCAACAACTGACCAACCGATAGCTGGGTCATTTTCAATACGGATGTAACGCTTCAAGTTTGGATTTGTTTTATCTTTAACCCATCCAGTATTGTCAAATTCAAAGAGGTGCGTATAGAAACCAAACACACGTTCAAGCACTGGCACATCACGTGTCGCATAGAATTGTTTACTTTGCTTGAACTGATGTAAACGCCAGCCATGTCCTAAACTATCCACATATTTTTGGTAGATAGCCTTATTTTCTTTTGTTGGCTTAGTGGTTACTGACTTATCAAGGGAGCTAGCTTTCTCCTGCAACTCCTTGGTATCATAGTAATCAATATAACCCATACGTTCATAGATTGTATTTTCATAGTTAGCCTTAGAATCAGCTGTCTTAGCAATCTTGTTGTAGTTAGGGTCCTGTCTGAAAATCAGACGCCTCGGCACCATGGTATAGATAATCGTGTAGGTCAAGGCCGTCACGACAAATATTGACAATAGAGAACGGAGGGTTCTCAATAAAATATATTTTTTCATGTCTCTTCCTTTAATTCCAAAAGAACTTTCCCAATCTAATGAGAAAGTTCCATCGTCCTTTTATTTAACGTGTTTCTCAAGGTCTTTTTGAGCTTTTTCGTTGGACTTAGACTTTTCTTTAAGCCAGCTTTCGCGAGCTTTATCATAGTTTTTCTTAGTGACAACATCTTTTTGAGGTTCAAGGTACTTGAAGTATCTGTCAGAACCCTTAGGTCCTACTTGAGAGTAAGCACCTGAGAATGGTGTCAAACGAGCTACCATTGGCGCAGCCCCCTTATTGACCATAAGTGGCATAAAGAGCGAGCTGTCTTCCAACCAAGCTTGTGCCTCAGCATAACGTTCATAACGTACATTGAGGTCGCTTGTTTCCTTAGCTGCATTATCAACCAAAGCATCAAAGTCTTTAAGACCTACTTGAGCTGCTGCTGCATTGTTAGGGTCGTCAAATCCCATGTAAGTTTTAGTGTTCTCACTAGCTGTTGTTTTGAAGATATCGAGGAATGTTGATGGATCTTCATAGTCAGGAGCCCAAGCTACTGAGATATTGATATCCCAGTCTTCTGCCGCTGCATTAGCTGCATACAATGTGCTATTTAGAAGATCATCTTGAGACATTTGATGAACATCTACCACGACATTTTCTTTACCAAGTGTCTTTTCAACAGATTGTTTCAAAGATTGTGCACGTGCAACCGTTGGTTTAGCTGCTTGGTCAACTGGAAGGTCCAAGTGAATTGGGAATTGAACACCTTCTCCTTGAAGAGCTTCCTTAGCTTTGTTAAATTCAGCCTTCGCTTTATCAGCGTTGAAGATACCATCTTGACTGTCTTTAAGGTTAACACCTGACCACTCATCACCATATGAAGCCATCTTTTCAGTTACCAAATCACCGAATGACTTGTCACCAGCATAAACAAAATCAGGTTTTACAAGAATGTTACGAACAGCAAGGGCTGCACCTTTTTCACCATTAAGTTGTGCTGAATAAGCTGTACGGTCAATAGCAAAGTTAACTGATTGACGGAAATCTTTGTTAAGAAGAGCTTTCTTAGTTGAATCTTTCTCAGCATCAGTCTTCTTAGATGTATGATTGTAAGACTGACGGTCAATATTAACACCAACCCCACCAATATCTGCAGATGGTTGTGTATAGAAGATATTATCTTTATATTGTTTTTCTACAGAATTAAAGTTTGAGCTTGTTGGATATAGACGTGCTTGACTATAAGCACCATCAGTGAAATTACGAACGAGTGATTCTTGGTCAGAAGCATCGTAGAAAGAAAGTTTAATGCCATCGAAGTGGACATTTTTCTTATCCCAGTAGTTTTCATTTTTAGCTAACTCAATAGATGATTTAGCTGTCAATGACTTAAGGATGTATGGACCATTATAAAGGATAGATGATGGATCTGTTGATTTACCAAAGCTATCCCCTTTTGACTTAAGGAACTCTTCATTAACAGGCCAGAAGAGAGAATAAGTCATCTTAGAATTCCAGTAAGGTTCTGGTTGTTTAAGTGTGTACTGAAGAGTGTAATCATCAAGAGCTTTAACGCCAACTTTAGAGAAGTCTTTATCAGTACC
Above is a window of Streptococcus salivarius DNA encoding:
- the ftsY gene encoding signal recognition particle-docking protein FtsY; amino-acid sequence: MGLFDRLFGQEENQSQETVANQEISETEALDNQDLSTSEGTSERQAEQLSESVTQVEEISSTESVEESESTVTEESEVASDEDLSVDNQASSEAEGVSESEESQVAVDNHFADVMADYYAKKAQVAAAAEKGETVTFEAVQTRKVEEKPEEVQASKTETEQEKYNRTLKKTRTGFAARLNEFFANFRRVDEEFFEELEEMLILSDVGVNVATQLTEDLRYEARLENVKKTEDLQRLIIEKLVDIYEKDDVYKEQINFQDGLTVMLFVGVNGVGKTTSIGKLAHKYKQEGKKVMLVAADTFRAGAVAQLVEWGRRVDVPVVTGAEKADPASVVFDGMEKALAEGVDVLMIDTAGRLQNKDNLMAELEKIGRIIKRVVPEAPHETLLALDASTGQNALSQAKEFSKITPLTGLVLTKLDGSAKGGVVLAIRQELDIPVKLIGFGEKIDDIGEFHSEEFMQGLLTGLV
- a CDS encoding Cof-type HAD-IIB family hydrolase, which encodes MSEIKLLALDLDGTLFTKDKQVTAENRAALKAAEAKGVHVVITTGRPLPAITHILEDLGLLDDKHYSVTFNGGLVQRNNGDILIKKEMSREDLKQIYAVFEPLGLPMDVLSDGIVYGVPSKGNHSLYRQANPTLTFVDVDSIDDIPQDIVYNKVVTVCEEAFLDAQIEKLPDHLYQAFEVFKSREIILEVMPKGVHKAVGLRLLTDYLALDKSQVMAMGDEENDLTMLEWAGLGVAMANAVPKVKAVAKAVTTKTNEESGVAEAIHKYILEK
- a CDS encoding HAD family hydrolase, whose product is MKILATDMDGTFLDHLGAYDKARLENLLDACEAKDYVFTVASGRALLALEELFDGFVDRIAIIAENGALVQYKGEVLFESKLEPKDYLEIADTTLALPTCEGILLSGRRGAYAPNDAEPAYLKAMERYYENVMVTNLEAVTDDIFKVTAKFQGDTIMERGDYLNTIFEDMTAVTTGFDSMDIILKGVDKGFGLYHLCQELGRQASDVVAFGDNLNDMEMLTFAGHAVATENARDEIKAVADEVIGHHKDGAVFDFMEGLVGSDV
- a CDS encoding GntR family transcriptional regulator, coding for MAWTFDEKSPIYLQIAYRVKLKIASKELSMGQQLLPVREFAQEAGVNPNTVQRAFQELEKEGLVYSARTSGRFVTEDEKLIDQKRHEIAQSLMKNFVTEMTAIGFSSPEIKSIITDYIEQTGKDL
- a CDS encoding ABC transporter ATP-binding protein, encoding MTDIVTLTNLTKTYNGIPALRDVTMSIPSGKIIGLLGPNGSGKTTLIKILNGLLQPTSGLVTINGFQPSPITKAQVAYLPDTTYLDESKTIQYYLDFFQDFYADFRYSLALQLLQDLMLQPDLRLKDLSKGNKEKVQLILVMSREAKLYLLDEPIGGVDPASRDYILKTIINQYSEDASVIISTHLIADIESVLDEVVFLKYGQIELQGDADNIRQAHGKSIDKLFREMFHN
- a CDS encoding ATP-binding cassette domain-containing protein; this translates as MPEKLVEVKDVEISFGEGSKKFVAVHNANFFINKGETFSLVGESGSGKTTIGRAIIGLNDTSNGEIIFDDKKINGHLSHSEKNDLIRRIQMIFQDPAASLNERATVDYILSEGLHNFHLYKDEEDRKAKIKKIIKEVGLLEEHLTRYPHEFSGGQRQRIGIARSLVMQPDLVIADEPISALDVSVRAQVLNLLKKFQKELGLTYLFIAHDLSVVRFISDRIAVIYKGTIVEVAETEELYNNPIHPYTKSLLSAVPIPDPILERQKVLKVYDPNQHDYSVDKPEMVELRPGHFVWGNKAEIETYRKEQSK
- a CDS encoding ABC transporter ATP-binding protein — encoded protein: MTENKNVILSARDIVVEFAVRDRVLTAIRGVSLDLVEGEVLALVGESGSGKSVLTKTFTGMLEENGRVASGSIDYRGQDLTKLKSHQDWASIRGAKIATIFQDPMTSLDPIKTIGSQIVEVIVKHQGKSAKEAKKMAIDYMDKVGIPDAEKRFNEYPFQYSGGMRQRIVIAIALACHPDVLICDEPTTALDVTIQAQIIDLLKSLKEEYGFSVIFITHDLGVVASIADKVAVMYAGEIIEYATVEEIFYEPCHPYTWSLLSSLPQLADDKGELFSIPGTPPSLYTPVVGDAFALRSDYAMQIDFEEKAPQFQVSDTHWAKTWLLHEDAPKVEKPAVIQNLHEKIRANMGFAHLGDEEEGNA
- the oppC gene encoding oligopeptide ABC transporter permease OppC; its protein translation is MASIDKSKFQFVKRDDFASETIDAPAYSYWKSVMRQFFKKKSTTVMLGILIAIILMSFIYPMFSKFDFNDVSKVNDFSVRYVHPNAQYWFGTDSNGKSLFDSVWFGARNSILIAVIATFLNVVIGLLVGAVWGISKTFDMIMMEIYNIISNIPALLVVIVLTYSLGAGFWNMIFAMTVTGWIGIAYTIRIQIMRYRDLEYNLASRTLGTPTPKIVVKNIMPQLVSVIVTMASQLLPGFISYEAFLSYFGLGPPVTTPSLGRLISDYAQNVTVNAYLFWIPLTTLILVSLALFIVGQNLADASDPRTHR
- a CDS encoding ABC transporter permease, encoding MKKYILLRTLRSLLSIFVVTALTYTIIYTMVPRRLIFRQDPNYNKIAKTADSKANYENTIYERMGYIDYYDTKELQEKASSLDKSVTTKPTKENKAIYQKYVDSLGHGWRLHQFKQSKQFYATRDVPVLERVFGFYTHLFEFDNTGWVKDKTNPNLKRYIRIENDPAIGWSVVGSGTKHKYLLYFNGQFPFVHQNFVKMNLGTSYPTYAEQGVLDVITQGQGQTQSSEVNFPTGKKVSSVDIYSRTYKSPSQADARDRSYYGNDPYTATKSRYQYPSMVTSSAIAGLIGLVLSYALAIPLGSYMARFKNTLFDSVSTGVLTFLLSLPTIALVYIIRLIGSEIGLPDSFPILGAGDWRSYVLPSVILGLLSTPGLAIWIRRYMIDLQSQDFVRFARAKGLSEQEISNKHIFKNAMVSLVSGIPASIVSVITGATLTETIFAFPGMGKMLIDSVRASNNAMVVGLVFIFTALTIFSLLVGDILMTMIDPRIKLTSKGGK
- a CDS encoding peptide ABC transporter substrate-binding protein, whose product is MKKSKWLALAGVSLLSVGVLVACSSKSNTSRNTYNYIYTADPETLDYLISNKGSTTDAVTNGVDGLLENDKYGNLVPSIAKDWTVSADGLTYTYKLRKGVKWYTSDGEEYAEVTAKDFVTGLKHAADKKTESIYLAKDSVVGLADYFNGTDKDFSKVGVKALDDYTLQYTLKQPEPYWNSKMTYSLFWPVNEEFLKSKGDSFGKSTDPSSILYNGPYILKSLTAKSSIELAKNENYWDKKNVHFDGIKLSFYDASDQESLVRNFTDGAYSQARLYPTSSNFNSVEKQYKDNIFYTQPSADIGGVGVNIDRQSYNHTSKKTDAEKDSTKKALLNKDFRQSVNFAIDRTAYSAQLNGEKGAALAVRNILVKPDFVYAGDKSFGDLVTEKMASYGDEWSGVNLKDSQDGIFNADKAKAEFNKAKEALQGEGVQFPIHLDLPVDQAAKPTVARAQSLKQSVEKTLGKENVVVDVHQMSQDDLLNSTLYAANAAAEDWDINISVAWAPDYEDPSTFLDIFKTTASENTKTYMGFDDPNNAAAAQVGLKDFDALVDNAAKETSDLNVRYERYAEAQAWLEDSSLFMPLMVNKGAAPMVARLTPFSGAYSQVGPKGSDRYFKYLEPQKDVVTKKNYDKARESWLKEKSKSNEKAQKDLEKHVK